A single window of Flagellimonas maritima DNA harbors:
- a CDS encoding DNA/RNA non-specific endonuclease produces the protein MKNRTLYALLLAICIVGFWFFDNFYTPDDYTSSNSKIDSTPFNVNFLPSSTTGAIIEHEHFILSYNEPYEQAEWVAYELQPGYLTYDDRKRPYFIQDPKVKTKSADWKNYRGSGYDRGHLCPAGDRRFSESAYNETFYTSNISPQDRDFNAGVWNRLEKKVRFWCKKYGKLKIITGGVLTDGLREIGSEDVDVPDAFYKVIFRENEGEVKLLCFLIPNKESQKPLESFLITIDQLEAMTAIDFLEKQSKVWQEEIEGRVDTSGWIF, from the coding sequence ATGAAAAATAGGACTTTATATGCGTTACTTCTAGCAATCTGTATTGTTGGATTTTGGTTTTTTGATAACTTTTATACCCCAGATGATTATACTAGTTCAAACAGCAAAATAGATTCAACTCCTTTTAATGTCAATTTCTTGCCCAGTTCAACTACGGGAGCGATTATTGAACATGAACATTTCATACTTTCCTATAATGAACCGTACGAGCAGGCAGAATGGGTAGCTTACGAACTTCAGCCAGGGTATTTGACCTATGATGATAGAAAAAGACCTTATTTTATCCAAGACCCAAAAGTAAAGACTAAATCCGCGGACTGGAAGAATTACAGAGGCTCGGGATATGACAGGGGTCACCTCTGTCCTGCAGGGGATAGGCGTTTCTCTGAATCTGCCTACAATGAAACATTCTATACAAGTAATATTAGTCCCCAAGATCGAGATTTTAATGCAGGTGTGTGGAATAGATTGGAAAAAAAGGTACGCTTTTGGTGCAAAAAGTATGGTAAGCTAAAAATTATTACAGGCGGAGTGTTAACAGACGGGCTTAGAGAGATAGGGAGCGAAGATGTAGATGTTCCCGATGCTTTTTACAAAGTAATTTTTAGGGAAAATGAAGGTGAGGTAAAGCTTCTTTGTTTTTTGATTCCAAATAAAGAGAGCCAAAAACCATTGGAAAGTTTTTTAATTACCATAGATCAACTTGAAGCAATGACCGCAATAGATTTTTTAGAAAAGCAATCCAAAGTTTGGCAAGAAGAGATCGAGGGCAGAGTTGATACTTCTGGCTGGATTTTTTAA
- the surE gene encoding 5'/3'-nucleotidase SurE, whose amino-acid sequence MKKPLILVTNDDGITAPGLRALISAMKEIGEVIVVAPDSPQSGMGHAITIDDTLYSKRVIIDKTEDAPTEFSCSGTPADCVKLALQEILHKRPDICVSGINHGSNSSINVIYSGTMSAAIEAGIEGIPAIGFSLCDYSWEAEFSHSLKSVKKIVSQALLHGIPNGTVLNVNIPKTTTEPEGIKVCRQARANWKEKFDKRTSPTGKDYYWLTGEFELLDKGEDTDEWALANGFVSVVPTQFDLTAHHIIQQVNNWSLNE is encoded by the coding sequence ATGAAAAAACCGCTCATCCTTGTCACCAATGATGATGGAATCACTGCCCCAGGTCTTAGGGCTTTGATAAGTGCAATGAAAGAAATTGGAGAGGTAATTGTGGTGGCACCGGACAGCCCGCAATCTGGAATGGGGCATGCAATAACTATAGATGACACCCTCTATTCCAAAAGAGTAATTATAGATAAAACTGAAGATGCACCTACGGAGTTTAGTTGTAGCGGTACTCCGGCTGACTGTGTAAAGTTAGCTCTTCAAGAAATATTGCATAAAAGGCCCGATATCTGCGTAAGCGGTATCAACCACGGTTCCAATTCTTCTATCAATGTCATATATTCCGGTACGATGAGCGCTGCCATTGAGGCAGGAATTGAAGGTATCCCTGCAATCGGTTTTTCCCTTTGCGACTATTCTTGGGAAGCAGAGTTCAGCCATTCCCTAAAATCAGTCAAGAAAATCGTATCCCAAGCATTGCTACATGGAATACCAAATGGAACGGTACTTAATGTAAATATCCCGAAAACAACTACTGAACCAGAGGGCATCAAAGTATGTAGACAAGCGAGGGCAAATTGGAAAGAAAAATTTGATAAGCGCACTAGTCCAACTGGTAAGGACTATTATTGGTTGACTGGGGAATTTGAACTATTGGACAAGGGCGAGGATACGGATGAATGGGCATTGGCAAATGGATTTGTTTCCGTAGTTCCAACACAATTTGACCTTACCGCCCATCATATTATTCAGCAAGTAAACAATTGGAGCTTAAATGAATAG
- the rodA gene encoding rod shape-determining protein RodA yields MSGRGLFGRIDWLTVFLYAFLVLIGWINIYSTTLSDPDTSIFDFSTLYGKQLFFIGVAGAGILLVLFIETNFFERFASIFYIISIILLLGLFVFGKTIAGATSWYNLGFFNLQPSELAKVATALALAKYLSDIQTDIKNRKHQLYALLIILLPAILILPQPDPGSSLIYFSLFFVLFREGFPLYYLGILLVMVVLFATTLMYGTIWIAIGLGIVTVLVFVFKKKSTKIPLIPLGVIIVVSILFSLSVGFVYENIFEQRHRDRFALWLSLEKDENKLEEIRKTIGYNTYQSEKAIESGGFFGKGFLEGTRTKGDFVPEQHTDYIFSSVGEEWGFLGTVTVILLFSFFFLRLIFIAERQKSDFSRMYGYGVISILLIHYFINIGMVIGLLPTIGVPLPFFSYGGSGLIFFTMLLFIFLKLDSNRLKDGI; encoded by the coding sequence ATGTCTGGTAGGGGACTCTTTGGCAGAATAGATTGGCTCACCGTTTTTCTTTATGCATTTTTGGTCCTTATCGGATGGATCAATATCTACTCCACAACCCTTAGCGACCCAGATACGTCTATTTTTGATTTTTCAACACTTTATGGAAAGCAACTTTTCTTTATAGGTGTTGCAGGTGCGGGAATTCTTCTTGTTCTCTTTATAGAAACCAATTTTTTTGAACGGTTTGCTTCCATCTTCTATATAATTTCAATAATCCTATTATTAGGACTTTTTGTTTTTGGAAAAACGATTGCAGGTGCCACATCTTGGTATAACCTAGGTTTTTTCAACCTACAACCTTCTGAACTGGCCAAGGTAGCTACCGCTCTTGCACTGGCCAAATACTTAAGCGATATACAAACGGATATAAAAAATAGAAAGCACCAACTGTATGCTTTGTTAATAATTCTTTTGCCTGCAATTTTAATATTGCCACAGCCAGACCCGGGAAGTTCGCTCATTTACTTTTCACTTTTTTTTGTGTTGTTTAGGGAAGGCTTTCCATTGTACTATCTTGGCATTTTATTGGTTATGGTAGTTTTATTTGCAACAACACTGATGTATGGAACCATATGGATTGCAATTGGCCTAGGAATTGTAACCGTTCTCGTTTTTGTTTTTAAAAAGAAATCTACCAAAATACCCCTGATACCTCTCGGTGTAATTATTGTCGTGTCGATTCTGTTTTCATTGTCCGTTGGTTTCGTTTATGAAAATATTTTTGAACAACGTCATCGCGATCGTTTTGCGTTATGGTTGAGTTTGGAGAAAGATGAAAATAAATTGGAAGAAATTAGGAAAACCATAGGTTACAACACTTACCAGTCAGAGAAAGCAATTGAATCTGGGGGATTTTTTGGAAAAGGTTTTCTGGAAGGCACTCGAACCAAGGGGGATTTTGTTCCTGAGCAACATACGGACTATATCTTTAGTTCCGTGGGAGAAGAATGGGGGTTTTTGGGAACAGTAACCGTAATTCTGCTTTTTTCTTTTTTCTTTCTACGCTTGATTTTCATTGCAGAAAGACAGAAAAGTGATTTTAGCCGAATGTATGGCTACGGTGTCATTTCCATACTTTTGATTCATTACTTTATAAACATAGGTATGGTCATTGGATTGTTGCCCACAATAGGAGTTCCTTTACCATTTTTCAGTTATGGTGGTTCTGGGCTTATCTTTTTTACCATGTTGCTCTTTATTTTCTTAAAACTGGATTCCAACCGTCTAAAAGACGGTATTTAA
- a CDS encoding carboxy terminal-processing peptidase: MKKNFVLGFLIILIAVASCSFTNKTFENDDKDKLLLDLITYVLERGHYEPKDLNDSFSSNVFDDFIEVLDPTKRYFLGSDIKEFEKYRFQIDDEIKNTDITFFNIVYQRLMKRMDEAKVIYADILSEPFDYTKNESINIDYEDQEFASNKKQLIERWRMQLKYNTLGIFDNKVENRIAEANQSPNTEMPSKILTFDEISESIDKELTEEEARENTKNTLDEFFDFVADLERKDWFVQYINTIVDEFDPHTYYFAPDDKEKFDIGMSGKFEGIGARLQKKPEGARIMEIISGGPIWREQSLEVGDEILKVGQDGEEPINIVGMRLDDAIKLIKGPKGTVVDLTVRRVDGTIEKVSITRDVVLLEESYAKSATVKDEEHKYGIINLPKFYVDFDDYTERNAASDVAKEVERLKQEGSEGIILDLRDNGGGSLKTVVEMAGLFIKDGPIVQVRSSGQRKEVHEDKDERIQWDGPLVILVNELSASASEILAAAMQDYKRAVVIGSKQTFGKGTVQNVIPLDNIVRSNEHGDLGAIKLTTQKFYRINGGSTQLEGVKSDIVVPDRYSYIDLGERDQQNPLGWDKITPADYKIWDGYIDFETTVENSKKRMANNQHIKLIEENAKWLKEQQDEVLVSLNYNEYKQREEKAKKKSEHFKSLREYDSKLTFESLKYETELFTKDSVLREKRNRWHKNLAKDIYVEEAVNVLKDLKMNNIKANERKLASVKG, encoded by the coding sequence ATGAAAAAGAATTTTGTTCTGGGCTTTTTGATTATTCTTATTGCAGTTGCCTCCTGCAGTTTTACAAATAAAACTTTTGAAAACGATGACAAGGATAAGTTGTTGTTGGATCTTATTACCTACGTCTTGGAACGTGGGCATTATGAGCCAAAGGATTTGAACGACAGTTTTTCCTCAAACGTATTTGATGATTTTATAGAAGTACTCGATCCTACAAAAAGGTATTTTTTGGGAAGTGATATTAAGGAATTTGAGAAGTACAGATTTCAAATTGATGATGAAATAAAGAATACCGATATTACTTTTTTCAATATTGTATACCAACGCTTGATGAAGCGTATGGACGAAGCAAAAGTTATTTATGCGGATATTCTTTCCGAACCTTTTGACTATACTAAAAATGAAAGTATAAATATTGATTACGAGGACCAAGAATTTGCATCCAATAAAAAACAGCTTATAGAACGTTGGAGAATGCAGTTAAAATACAATACGCTGGGTATTTTCGACAATAAGGTAGAAAATAGAATTGCTGAAGCCAACCAATCTCCAAATACAGAGATGCCATCTAAAATTTTAACTTTTGATGAAATTTCTGAATCTATTGATAAAGAATTAACAGAAGAAGAAGCAAGAGAAAACACAAAGAATACTCTTGATGAATTCTTTGATTTCGTTGCCGATCTAGAACGAAAAGATTGGTTTGTACAATACATAAACACCATAGTGGACGAATTCGATCCCCATACTTACTATTTTGCCCCAGATGATAAAGAAAAATTTGATATTGGAATGTCCGGTAAGTTTGAAGGAATAGGTGCGCGGTTACAAAAAAAACCGGAAGGGGCCAGAATTATGGAGATTATCTCCGGGGGACCTATTTGGAGAGAACAAAGCCTGGAAGTCGGAGACGAAATTTTAAAAGTTGGGCAAGATGGAGAAGAGCCTATTAACATAGTAGGTATGCGTTTAGATGACGCCATTAAGTTGATTAAAGGCCCAAAAGGCACTGTTGTTGACTTAACGGTAAGAAGAGTTGACGGAACCATAGAAAAAGTTTCGATAACCAGAGATGTTGTTTTACTTGAAGAATCTTATGCAAAATCAGCTACTGTAAAAGATGAAGAGCATAAATATGGCATCATCAACCTCCCAAAATTTTATGTAGATTTTGATGATTATACAGAAAGAAATGCAGCTTCGGACGTTGCCAAGGAAGTGGAACGTTTAAAACAAGAGGGTTCTGAAGGAATTATCTTGGATTTAAGAGACAATGGGGGAGGCTCTTTAAAGACTGTTGTGGAAATGGCAGGTCTCTTTATAAAAGATGGCCCAATAGTACAGGTAAGGTCTTCGGGCCAAAGAAAAGAAGTTCATGAAGATAAGGACGAACGCATTCAATGGGACGGTCCATTGGTTATTTTGGTGAATGAATTGTCAGCTTCTGCTTCAGAAATCTTAGCTGCTGCAATGCAGGATTATAAAAGAGCAGTGGTAATCGGTAGCAAACAGACTTTTGGAAAAGGTACTGTTCAAAACGTGATTCCCCTTGATAATATTGTCAGAAGCAACGAGCATGGAGATTTAGGTGCAATAAAGCTTACAACCCAAAAGTTTTACAGAATCAACGGAGGATCTACACAATTGGAAGGAGTCAAGAGCGATATCGTAGTACCGGACAGATACAGTTATATCGATCTTGGTGAAAGAGACCAACAAAACCCCTTGGGCTGGGATAAGATTACTCCTGCAGATTATAAAATCTGGGATGGCTATATCGATTTTGAAACTACTGTGGAAAACAGTAAAAAGCGCATGGCTAATAATCAACATATTAAATTGATAGAAGAAAATGCAAAATGGTTGAAAGAGCAGCAAGATGAGGTATTGGTTTCGCTAAACTATAATGAATACAAGCAAAGAGAAGAAAAAGCAAAAAAGAAATCGGAACACTTTAAAAGTTTACGCGAGTACGATTCCAAATTGACTTTTGAATCTTTGAAATATGAAACAGAACTGTTTACAAAGGATTCTGTTCTACGGGAAAAAAGAAATAGATGGCACAAAAACCTTGCGAAGGATATTTATGTAGAGGAAGCTGTTAACGTTCTGAAGGATTTAAAGATGAACAATATAAAAGCCAACGAGAGAAAGTTGGCAAGTGTAAAGGGATAA
- the mreC gene encoding rod shape-determining protein MreC → MQRIINFILNYRNTFLYGFLMVISLILTVRSHSYHQSKFFNSSKWVTGNVYSAAADVSSYFGLKDENKRLVKENEELRKLLFNQKEIVGQELDTATIDYEVISAKLIKNSFSSPRNYLTINKGRKQGAIQDMGVMTTKGVLGIIENTSANFSTVQSVLNTKSNINAKIKNTNYFGSLIWDAKDYNTVQLIDIPRLVPLVVGDTIVTGAMSSIFPENIPIGTIKRYDLNASKSFYNIDVELFNDMANIKNIYLIKNKNKKEIEELEASTINE, encoded by the coding sequence TGGCTTTCTCATGGTCATTTCCCTTATACTGACCGTTAGATCGCATTCGTACCATCAATCGAAGTTTTTTAATTCCTCAAAATGGGTCACTGGCAATGTTTACAGTGCTGCCGCAGATGTTTCATCTTATTTTGGACTTAAAGACGAAAACAAAAGGCTCGTTAAAGAGAATGAGGAGTTGCGAAAATTACTTTTCAACCAAAAAGAAATCGTAGGCCAAGAATTGGATACTGCTACCATTGATTACGAGGTAATCAGTGCCAAATTGATAAAGAACAGTTTTTCTTCCCCAAGAAATTATCTCACTATAAATAAAGGCAGAAAACAAGGTGCGATCCAAGATATGGGGGTTATGACCACCAAAGGTGTTTTGGGAATCATTGAAAATACATCGGCAAATTTTTCAACGGTTCAAAGTGTTTTAAACACAAAATCCAACATCAATGCAAAAATCAAGAATACAAACTATTTTGGCTCGCTCATTTGGGATGCAAAGGATTACAATACCGTTCAGTTGATAGACATCCCCAGATTGGTACCTCTAGTAGTGGGCGATACTATAGTTACTGGCGCCATGTCCAGTATTTTTCCAGAGAATATTCCAATAGGTACCATTAAAAGATATGATCTTAACGCATCAAAAAGTTTCTACAATATCGATGTTGAACTTTTTAATGACATGGCGAACATCAAGAATATTTATTTGATTAAAAACAAGAATAAAAAAGAAATTGAAGAACTAGAAGCAAGCACAATTAATGAATAG
- the lpxB gene encoding lipid-A-disaccharide synthase has protein sequence MKYYIIAGEASGDLHGSNLIKALKEQDADAIIRCWGGDLMREAGGDLAKHYKDMAFMGFLEVIKNIPTIFKNISFCKEDILNFNPHLIIFIDFSGFNLRIAEWAKKNNFKTNYYISPQIWASREGRIKKIKRDIDNMYVILPFEKDFYEKKHNYPVHFVGHPLIDAIANTKIVDEPTFREQNGLDLKKPVIALLPGSRKQEVQKMLEIMLSVSDGFPEYQFVIAGAPSLSDSFYTSFLKEKSINYVSNQTYSLLKYSHAALVTSGTATLETALFGIPQVVCYKGNWISYQIAKRIITLDYISLVNLIMNREVVKELIQSELTTKNLQKELSKIIDGNERERMLKDYALLRKKLGGKGASQLAAKLITENA, from the coding sequence ATGAAATACTACATCATAGCCGGTGAAGCTTCGGGAGATCTCCATGGATCCAATCTCATTAAGGCGCTTAAAGAGCAAGACGCCGATGCGATTATTCGTTGTTGGGGCGGAGATTTAATGCGGGAGGCGGGAGGCGATTTGGCCAAACACTACAAGGACATGGCCTTTATGGGGTTTTTGGAAGTCATCAAGAACATTCCAACTATTTTCAAGAATATTTCTTTTTGTAAAGAAGATATTTTAAATTTTAATCCTCACCTGATAATTTTCATAGATTTTTCAGGCTTTAATCTTCGCATTGCCGAATGGGCAAAAAAGAATAATTTCAAGACCAATTATTATATATCCCCGCAAATCTGGGCATCTCGGGAAGGGAGAATCAAAAAGATAAAACGTGATATCGATAATATGTATGTGATACTTCCTTTCGAAAAAGATTTTTACGAAAAGAAACATAATTATCCAGTGCATTTTGTAGGTCACCCCCTAATCGATGCCATAGCAAATACCAAAATTGTTGATGAGCCTACGTTTAGGGAACAAAACGGGTTAGACTTAAAAAAACCTGTAATTGCACTCCTGCCCGGAAGCAGAAAGCAAGAGGTACAGAAAATGTTGGAGATCATGCTTTCCGTAAGCGATGGCTTTCCAGAATATCAATTTGTAATTGCGGGCGCACCAAGTTTATCGGATAGTTTTTACACTTCTTTTTTGAAAGAAAAAAGCATCAACTACGTCTCCAACCAAACCTACTCCCTCTTGAAATATTCGCACGCTGCATTGGTTACAAGTGGCACGGCAACTTTGGAAACCGCACTTTTTGGCATCCCTCAAGTCGTATGCTATAAAGGCAATTGGATTTCTTATCAAATCGCAAAACGAATCATCACCCTGGATTATATTTCATTAGTGAACCTAATCATGAACAGGGAAGTTGTTAAAGAATTGATTCAAAGTGAATTGACAACGAAAAACCTTCAAAAAGAGCTGTCAAAAATAATAGATGGAAATGAGAGGGAGCGCATGTTAAAGGACTACGCCCTGTTAAGAAAGAAATTAGGCGGAAAAGGTGCCAGTCAATTAGCAGCCAAATTAATCACGGAAAATGCTTAG
- a CDS encoding C40 family peptidase: protein MLHRALYLIAILLVFGCGTTKKKRTYRAPKTISVEGTKEEESVPVLKPKKEKRKDGRADDIIATAMTFSGTRYKYGGTTKKGMDCSGLLYVSLKKNDIIFPRVSYQMAEKGKRIKIPQVQKGDLLFFKTSKSGKRINHVGLVVDVNGDDIKFIHSTTSRGVIVSSLREGYWNYSFVKATRFL from the coding sequence ATGTTACATAGAGCCCTCTATCTTATCGCTATTTTACTTGTTTTTGGTTGTGGCACGACCAAGAAAAAAAGAACCTACCGCGCTCCTAAAACCATTTCTGTTGAAGGGACCAAAGAAGAAGAAAGTGTACCGGTCTTAAAACCCAAAAAAGAAAAAAGGAAAGACGGAAGGGCGGATGATATTATCGCCACGGCAATGACTTTTTCGGGAACACGATATAAATACGGCGGTACCACAAAAAAAGGAATGGACTGTTCCGGACTTTTGTATGTTTCGCTTAAAAAAAATGACATAATATTCCCCAGGGTTTCCTATCAAATGGCGGAAAAAGGAAAGCGAATAAAAATACCGCAAGTTCAAAAAGGGGACCTCCTATTTTTTAAGACCAGTAAAAGTGGAAAACGCATCAATCACGTTGGACTTGTTGTCGATGTAAATGGGGATGACATCAAATTCATTCATTCTACAACATCAAGGGGGGTTATCGTTTCTTCTTTACGTGAAGGTTACTGGAACTATTCTTTTGTGAAGGCTACGCGGTTTTTGTAA
- a CDS encoding peptidoglycan D,D-transpeptidase FtsI family protein, whose product MKKLLLSSIIVIIGFTFIGRLSYLQLFSFSPNQILDDPAIKKIYDYPERGYVYDRNGELMVGNQPAYDVMVIPREVKPLDTLEFCSLLGIDKTSFIDKMEKARIYSPRLPSVLVPQLSKEDYARLQEKMRHFIGFYIQKRSLRYYATNSAANVLGYISEVNERDLENNPYYVAGELKGRTGIEKQYEEILRGRKGVKHIQKDRFNRDIGPYKNGKLDTLPEQGKEIHITLDKKLQEYGERLMHGKRGGIVAIEPKSGEILAMISGPTYDPALLVGRKRSRNYSKLHYDTISKPTWDRSILAEPSPGSPFKTMNALVALQEGVIDPTTKFRCYNGFYVGSQKKGCHCGGGVRDMNTGIYQSCNAYFAGTFRKIYEKFPTTDEGMEVWEKHMKSFGLGGYLGTDIPTGRPGRIPGTAFYDKWYGDGRWGSSTIISNAIGQGEVAATPLQLANMTAAIANRGHFYVPHIIKNVGNTGAIDARFTERRETTIDKENFEPVIEGMANVYKFGTGRWVQVPDIEIAGKTGTVENFVRINGERMQLTDHSIFIAFAPVENPEIALAVYIENGYYGARYAGHIASLLIEKYVKGKITRKDLEKRMLEKTLEHEYAKPYSGEPFKINEYVW is encoded by the coding sequence ATGAAAAAGCTATTATTGTCTTCTATTATTGTCATTATAGGTTTCACCTTCATTGGTAGACTTTCCTATTTACAACTTTTCAGTTTTTCGCCAAACCAAATTCTGGACGATCCTGCTATAAAAAAAATATATGATTATCCAGAGAGGGGGTATGTTTATGACAGAAATGGTGAACTTATGGTAGGCAACCAGCCCGCCTATGATGTCATGGTAATCCCCCGCGAAGTAAAACCATTGGATACCCTTGAATTTTGTAGTCTTTTAGGAATAGACAAAACATCTTTTATCGATAAGATGGAGAAAGCACGAATCTATTCTCCAAGATTGCCTTCGGTCTTGGTGCCACAATTATCAAAAGAGGATTATGCAAGACTTCAAGAAAAGATGCGGCATTTTATAGGCTTTTACATTCAAAAAAGGTCATTGCGTTATTACGCCACAAATAGCGCCGCAAATGTACTGGGCTACATCAGTGAAGTAAACGAAAGAGATCTAGAGAACAATCCATATTACGTAGCAGGTGAATTAAAGGGACGTACAGGTATCGAAAAGCAATACGAAGAAATACTTAGAGGTAGAAAAGGAGTCAAACATATCCAAAAGGATCGTTTTAACCGAGACATTGGTCCCTATAAAAATGGAAAACTGGATACATTGCCAGAACAGGGAAAGGAAATCCATATTACCTTGGATAAAAAACTTCAAGAATATGGTGAGCGATTAATGCATGGTAAAAGAGGTGGAATTGTTGCTATTGAACCGAAATCAGGTGAAATTTTGGCCATGATATCCGGGCCAACCTACGACCCCGCCCTTCTAGTAGGCAGAAAGAGATCGCGAAACTACAGTAAGTTACATTACGATACTATTTCCAAACCTACCTGGGATCGATCCATTCTTGCCGAGCCCTCGCCAGGATCACCTTTTAAAACAATGAATGCACTGGTTGCACTGCAAGAGGGCGTCATTGATCCTACTACAAAGTTTAGGTGTTATAATGGATTCTATGTGGGCAGTCAAAAGAAGGGATGCCATTGTGGTGGTGGTGTCCGTGATATGAATACAGGTATATATCAATCCTGTAATGCTTATTTTGCTGGTACTTTTAGAAAAATCTATGAAAAATTCCCAACTACGGATGAAGGTATGGAAGTATGGGAAAAACATATGAAGAGTTTTGGACTTGGTGGTTATTTGGGCACAGATATTCCAACTGGTCGACCAGGAAGAATCCCAGGAACAGCTTTTTATGATAAATGGTACGGAGATGGAAGATGGGGTTCATCTACAATTATATCAAACGCCATTGGGCAAGGTGAGGTCGCCGCAACCCCGTTACAACTTGCCAATATGACCGCTGCAATTGCAAACCGAGGTCATTTTTATGTTCCACATATTATAAAGAATGTTGGAAATACAGGTGCCATAGATGCAAGATTTACCGAACGCCGTGAAACAACCATCGATAAAGAAAATTTTGAACCTGTGATAGAAGGCATGGCCAATGTTTACAAATTTGGTACTGGAAGATGGGTCCAGGTACCCGATATTGAAATTGCCGGAAAGACGGGAACGGTTGAAAATTTCGTCAGAATCAACGGGGAGCGTATGCAACTCACGGACCATTCCATTTTTATAGCATTTGCCCCTGTGGAAAACCCGGAAATTGCTCTTGCCGTTTATATAGAAAATGGATATTATGGTGCGCGCTATGCCGGTCATATTGCCTCATTGCTCATTGAGAAATATGTAAAAGGAAAAATAACTCGAAAAGATCTCGAAAAACGTATGCTCGAAAAAACGCTGGAACACGAATATGCCAAACCATATAGCGGAGAACCTTTCAAGATAAATGAATATGTCTGGTAG
- a CDS encoding rod shape-determining protein MreD has product MNSTIALNILRFILLVLTQVLIFNTLNFLGFINPLIYVIFLYWYPIKGNRGLFLVTAFLLGFMIDVFSDTMALHAFATLTVAYIRPIIMRFCFGVNYEFQNFSFKNTTKVQRITFLGLLILIHQVVFFSLEMLSITHILLILKKVFATGIVTLLLCTLFSSLFSPKSE; this is encoded by the coding sequence ATGAATAGTACAATAGCCTTAAATATTCTAAGATTCATTTTATTGGTCTTGACCCAGGTCCTGATTTTTAATACGCTCAATTTTTTAGGGTTTATAAACCCTTTGATCTATGTGATATTCCTTTACTGGTATCCCATTAAAGGTAATAGGGGACTTTTTCTGGTGACAGCTTTTCTCTTAGGATTTATGATCGATGTATTTTCGGATACTATGGCATTACATGCCTTTGCAACATTGACCGTTGCATACATAAGGCCAATTATAATGAGGTTCTGCTTTGGTGTAAACTATGAGTTCCAAAATTTCAGTTTCAAAAATACCACAAAGGTTCAGCGGATTACCTTTTTAGGTTTATTAATATTGATTCATCAAGTCGTTTTCTTTTCATTGGAAATGTTAAGTATAACCCACATCCTTTTAATTTTGAAAAAGGTTTTTGCCACTGGTATCGTAACTTTGCTGTTATGTACGCTTTTTAGTTCACTTTTTAGCCCAAAAAGCGAATAA